CCCGCCATTTAATTCAGCAGGGTCACACGCGCATCGGCTATCTGTGCTCAAACCACCCGATTTCCGATGCGGACGACCGCCTGCAAGGGTATTACGATGCACTGCGCGAAAATGGTCTGCCGTGCAATGACCGTCTGGTTGCCTACGGCGAGCCGGACGAAAGCGGTGGCGAGCAGGCGATGACGGACCTGTTAGGTCGTGGGCGCAATTTTACTGCCGTAGCCAGCTATAACGACTCTATGGCCGCTGGCGCAATGGGCGTGTTAAATGACAACGGCATTGATGTCCCGGCAGAAATTTCGTTGATTGGTTTCGATGATGTGCTGGTTTCTCGCTACGTGCGACCTCGTCTGACGACCGTGCGTTACCCGATTGTCACCATGGCGACACAAGCCGCTGAGCTGGCATTAGCACTGGCAGATAAACGCCAGCCGCCAGATATTACCCATCTGTTCAGCCCGACGCTGGTCCGCCGTCACTCTGTTGTGCCACCAGCGGACTCGCAAAGCGAGTAGTGATAGAGATGCACCGTTTTATCCGGGTATTCCAGCGCGTCACCGATGTACTGCCAGCCGTAGCGTTCGTAGAAATCACGGCAGGCAGACCAGAGATGCAGCTCGGCGTACCCGGCGCGTCTGGCATAATCAATAACATATGCCTGTAATTGTCCGGCAAGCCCTTTCTCCCTGGCGGCTTCATTAACGTATAACGCCGCCAGCCAGGGGAAAAGATCCTGGCGCGTTATCAAATCACAGCGCCACAACCCTACCGTTCCCAGCAGTTGTTCCCCGTCCAGGGCGACAAAAGTCAGCGGCAGCGCATCGGCCTTCTGGCTATGATCAATCACACTTTTGAAAAACCCACGTGGCACGCCCTCGCCAAACGCCTGCCAGAGCCAGTCAGTAACCTGTTCTGCAAACTGAGGAACGGCGTAAAGCGGCAGAATCGTCACACCAGTTTCCCCTGAAAAATGGGTACGGATTCAAAAAGGTAGCCGTCAAAATCGGGCGCATCTTCGTCAGACAACTCCAGCAGGCTCTTTTTCACGTTTTCCAGATGCTGGAACATGGCCTGCCAGGCCCCCATAACGTCGCGGCGACGCAATGCAGCAAGAATGGTTTGCCTGTCACCAAGCCATTTAAGCCGGTACGCACGACTGGCAATATGCACATTGAACTGCTGCCACAGCGGGCTGCTGTCCATGTGATGCCAGACGCTTTCGACGGTCGCCAGCAGCATCTGATTTTGCGTCGCCCCCGCCAGCACCAGATGGAACATCTTGTTGTTATCCTGGCTATTGTCATCGGCGGCAATTGCACGTTGTTCTTGTTCGATAATCCGGCGCAGATTATCGATATCAGCGCGCGTCGCCATTTTGGCGGCAAACGCAGCAATATTGCTTTCAAGTAACTGGCGCGCCTGCAAAATTTCAAACGGGCCTACATCGCTATTCAGAAAGCGCTCTTCTTCATTTTCATGTTCTTCGGGAATGCGCATCACGTAGACACCCGATCCCTGGCGAATATCGACCGTGCCTTGTAGCTCCAGCATCAGAAGGGCTTCACGCACAATGGTACGGCTCACGCCGTAGGTTTCAGCGATATTACGCTCCGGCGGCAAGCGAGAGCCAACGGGATAATGTCCCTGGATAATTTGCGCACGCAAATCCTCGCCAATTTCCTGGTACTGTTTTTTTTCCAGCGGGACGACTGCCTTATCCACGTGATCACCTGTGCTTATCAGTTAATGCGCAGACCGGGCATCCTCCCGGCCAGTTTGTGCGCTATTTTACCAGAACCTGCCGTGTTTTCGCCTACTTCCATTCATCATCAACACAGAGCGTGAGCACGCGCGCATCGCGCAGTTGCCGGAACCAGGTCGCTGATTTTTTCGGATGACGGGCACGATTATCGGCGAGGTCGATCTCTATCAATCCATACCGGTTTTTGAAAGCATTCATGGGAGAGACGTTGTCAGTAAACGCCCACAGCATGTAACCGCGACAGTTTGCCCCCTCTTCCCTCGCCAGCAGCGTGTAATAGAGGTGTTCACTGATAAAGTCGATACGGTAACTGTCGTCAATCACCCCATCGCGGCGACGAAACTGTGCTTCATTTTCCACCCCCATGCCGCTTTCCGCCACGAACCAGTCGATATTGCGGTAATCGCGTTTAATGCGCATTGCCATGTCATAGATAATGCGCGGGTAAATCTCCCAGCCGCGGGATTTATTCATCCTGCGTCCTGGCAGCTCGAAAGGCTCGTAGTAATACGCCGGATGGAAAGGTGTTTGCGGATGCCAGGCCCGTGAAGGCGCTTTGACCCTGTGCGGGTAATAAAGGTTGATACCCAACTCATCAACGGTGTTTTCAGCGATCAGCAACAGCTCTTCCGGGGTGTAATCCCAGGCGACCTGATGCTGCTCCAGGAGTGTAAAAAGCGCCTGAGGATAGTGCCCATGCACCAGAGGATCGAGAAATACACGGTTGTAGAATAGATCGTAAATCTCCGCCGCGCGTACATCGTGCTCGGCTCGTGAGCGGGGATAAGTCACTTCCGGGTTGAGGATACAGCCCACCGAACCGCGATAACCTTTTTCACGGAAATGCTTCACCACTTTCGCCGTTGCCAGCACTTTATGGTGGTTCCACTGCATCCAGGTTCCCGTGTTCTGTTCGTACGGCCAGCGCAGGGCATCCAGGTAGACGCGCGTTTGCACCACAATCGGTTCGTTGAAGGTAAACCAGCGCGTCACTTTCGCATGATAGCGCGCGAACACTTTTTCGGCGTAACGCACGAACAGCTCAACCACATGCTTTGATGCCCAGCCTCCGTAGGTTTCCAGCAGCACGCCCGGCAATTCGTAATGCTCCAGGCAGATCATTGGCTCAATACCCTGACGGCGCATCTCATCAAACAGGGCATCGTAATACGAGGCGTATGCTTCATCGACCGTCGCATTTTCATAGTCCGTCAAAAAACGCGACCAGTTGATCGAGGTGCGATAATGCGTCAACCCCGCCTGCTTCATCAGCGCGACATCTTCACGGAAGCGGTTGATAAAGTCGGTGGCGACCGCCGGGCCGTAACCGTCATGCCAGACGTGACGATCGTTTTTGTACCAGAGATCGATCCACGAGTCCTGCCCCTCTCTTTTCCCGCTCCAGCCTTCAGTCTGCCAGGCAGAAGCCGCCGCCCCCAGGATGAAATCCTGGGGAATGGTCATGCGTTTTGTACTCATGGCATCCTCATGCATTGTTAGTGGCTTGTTGCAGTGCCGCCTGCTCGGCACGGCGGGAAGCAATCTTCACAAAGGGCAGATAAATAAGCACAGCAGTAATAATACAGATGAGCTGGGTAATCACCGCCCCCATTGAACCTGCCGTTGAAAGCCAGGCGTTTATCAGTGGCGGCGTTGTCCATGGAACCATCACCACGGCTTTCCCGGCAAAACCGGTTACCGTGGCAAAATAACCGATGGAGCCCGTCACCAGCGGCGTGATAATAAACGGGATCGCGAGGATAGGGTTCAGCATGATTGGCATGCCGAAGATAACCGGCTCGTTGATGTTAAACAGGCCGGGGCCAATGGACAGCTTGGCTATCTCTTTCATCTCTTTACGTTTCGTCCCGATCATCACCGCGATCAGCAGACCAATCGTCAGCCCTGATCCGCCGATGCTCATGTACACATCCCAGAAGGGCATGGTGATGATATTGGGGATCTCTTTACCCTGCTCGAAGGCGCTCATGTTGACAGTGATCGCCCCCAACAGCAGCGGTTCGCGGATCGGCTTGATCATCTGATTCCCGTGGATGCCAATCACCCAGAACAGCTGTGCGACAAACATCAGCAGCAAGATCCCTGGCAGGCTTTGTACGACGCGCTCCAGCGGTTGTTGCACCACCTGGTACACCGCGTCATAGAGGTACATGCCGGTAATTTGATGGAAAACAAAACCAAAAGTCGCAATAGCAGTTGTGGTGATAATCGCCGGGATCAGCGCGGAGAACGACGCCGCTACGTTAGGCGGTACGGTATCCGGCATTTTGATTTTCAGGCCCTTGCGGGTTTCCAGCCAGCAGTAAATCTCGACGGACAAAATCGCGATGAACATCCCGAGGAACAGGCTGCGGGTGTCGGAGAACTGACGCAGCAGCACGTCCTTCACCACATGCATCTGCCCATCGACCAGCATTTCCACGGTGGTTGGGGTCACGCAGATAAAGCAGATCACCGCCAGCAGGCCAGGGAAAAGTGACTTGATGCCGTTAATACGCCCCAGTTCAATACCGATTAAAAAGACCGCGCCGATATTCAGAAAGTTGAGAGTGGCGTAGTTGAGCGCACTGGTGATGGGCTTTAAGGTCGCGAGAAATGAGAGCGCCTGAAAGCTGGCTAAACCATTTTTTGGATCCAGCACCATGTTGGAGATCAGCACAGAGAATGCCCCAACAATGATGACCGGCATGAGGGTAATAAAGGCAGATTTGATCGCCATGATATAGCGATAGCTATTGAATTTAGTGGCAAAACTGCCCAGAGCGTCGATCAGTTTTTCCTGCAATGCCATAGGGTAATACCTCAGTAAAAGGGCTTTTATTGGATAAGGTGTACAGCCTGCTTCTATTGGCATACCAAAAATAGCTTCACAGCGCTCATGGTTCTGTGATTAAGCTCTCAACACCACAATAGGTATTCCAAATAATGATTTATGACTACTTTGGCATACCACTTATCCTCATTCATTCTGCTCCGGTTTACCGCGACCGAAAAGCGTGATCATGGTGGGGATTTTGCCCTCCCCATCCCGCGTATGTGCCTGACGGTCTGTGATAAACTGCAGACCATTACGTGGAAGCAGGAATTATTCATGGCAACAATGCTGGATGTCTCATTACGGGCGGGCGTGTCGAAAGCCACGGTATCGCGCGTGTTGAACGGCACAGGTCAGGTTAAAGAGAGTACGCGTCAGCAGGTATTTCGTGCGATGGAAGAACTGGGCTATCGTCCCAATTTTCTGGCGCGATCCCTCGCCAACCGTACCAGCAACAGCATTGGCCTGGTGGTCTCTACTTTTGACGGCTTTTACTTTGGTCGTTTGCTGCAACAGGCGTCACGTCAGACGGAAACCCACGGCAAACAGCTGATTGTGACCGATGGCCATGATGCGCCTGAGCAGGAAGAACTGGCGGTTCAAATGCTGGCCGATCGCAAGTGCGATGCCATTGTGCTTTACACGCGCTACATGAGCGAAAAAGCGATCATGAAGCTTATCCATACCGTACAAACCCCGTTAGTCGTCATCAACCGTGAGGTAAGCCAGGCGGCGGATCGCTGTGTCTTTTTTGAGCAGCAGGATGCTGCATTTAAAGCGGTGGATTATCTGATAAGCCAGGGTCATCGCGAAATCGCCTGTATGACAGTGCCCATTCATACCCCAACCGGTAAAGCGCGTCTGATGGGCTATCGTAAGGCACTGGAGAAACACGGTATTCGCCTGGATGAGCGGCGGGTGAAATACGGTGATGCGGGAATGACACGCGGCTATGAGCTGTGCAAAGAGTTGATCGCTGAAAATGTCCCGTTTAGCGCCCTGTTTGCCTGTAATGATGATATGGCGCTCGGTGCGTCCAAAGCGTTACATCAGGCCGGGTTACGCATTCCGCAGGACATTTCACTGTTTGGTTTTGACGATGCCCCCAGCGCAAAATGGCTGGAACCTGCACTTTCATCGGTCTATCTGCCCATCGACAGTATGATTGTTACCGCTATCGACCAGGCAATCCGGCTGGCAAAAAACCAGCCGGTCGAAACGATCCCGCCTTTCACCGGTACGCTGGTACTGCGTGATTCGGTAACAACGGGACCTTATTTCAGTCAGAAAAGCTCCAGCGCCAGTAACTCCTGAATGGTCTGGCGACGGCGAATCAGCCGCGCCACGCCGTGATCAAACAGCACTTCTGGCAGTAGCGGGCGGCTATTGTAGTTAGAGGACATCGACGCACCATAAGCCCCTGTATCGTGAAGCACCAGGTAATCACCTGGCTTCACTTCCGGCAGCGCGCGGGTTTCCACTTTTCCGCCTTCCTGTTGCGTAAACACGTCGCCCGATTCACACAATGGACCCGCGACAACCGTCTCAACATGCGGGGCTTGCGTTAAATCGCGGCCATCTCCGGCCAGGGCGGTAATGTGGTGATAGCTACCGTACATCGCCGGGCGCATCAGATCGCTAAATCCTGCATCGATAAGCACGAAATGGCGCGACCCCATCTCTTTCACACTGCGAACTTGCGCCACCAGCACGCCAGACTCCGCGACCAGGAAACGCCCCGGCTCAATTTCAAGCTTCACAGGATGACCAAGATGGGCGGCGATTTTATCGCGCGCAGCACTCCACAGGCCATAGTAGTGCTCGGTATCGATCGCCTCTTCCCCTTCGCGGTAGGGAATGGAAAGGCCGCCACCGGCTGAGATCGCCTCCAGATCCTGACCAAAGTCGATCACCTGGCGCACCATTGCGCCGCAGACCTGCTCAAGATGACCATAATCCACGCCGGAGCCGATATGCATATGAATGCCTACCAGCGTCAGGTTGTAGCGCTGCAATACCTCCAGTGCGGCGGGCAGATCGCTGTACCAGATACCGTGCTTGCTGTTTTCCCCGCCGGTATTGGTTTTCTGACTGTGGCCGTGACCAAAGCCTGGGTTAACGCGTAACCAGACACGGTGACCTGGGGACATTTTGCCAAGCTGTTCCAGCATGTCTACAGAACCTGCATTCACCGGAATACGTAATTCATGCACCCGCGCCAGCGTCGCGTCATCAATCAGATCAGCAGTAAAGACTATCGCATCGCTGTCGCCTTTTGGATCGTAACCCGCAGCCAGCGCACGTTCGATTTCTCCCAGTGATACCGAATCCACTTTTACGCCCTGCTCACGCATCAGACGCAGAATATGGATGTTGGAGCAGGCCTTCTGCGCAAAACGCACCACGTCAAACTGATGCAGCGCCGCAATCTTCTCACGGACAATCTGCGCGTCATATACCCAGACAGGGCAGCCGAATTCAGCAGGAAGGCGCAGTAAGTTGTCGGCGTTTAAATCGGTATCAGTCTGGTTGAGTGGGCGTGGCATGGTCTTCTCCGGGTATGTCATTTTTTTTATGATTACGCCACAGCATGAAGAGAATAAAAAATATCGTTTTATCGCGAGTCTATGCAAAAATGATATGGAGTGCATTTTCGCCACCAGGAACCTTATGCCCGCCGTCAACTTACGCCATATCGAGATTTTTCATGCGGTCATGACCACCGGAAATCTCACCGAAGCTGCACAGATGCTGCATACCTCTCAGCCGACAGTCAGCCGCGAACTGGCGCGCTTTGAGAAAGTGCTCGGGCTAAAGCTGTTTGAACGTACCCGCGGTCGTCTTCACCCGACGGTGCAGGGGTTGCGCCTGTTCGAGGAAGTGCAACGCTCCTGGTATGGGCTGGATCGTATCGTTAGCGCAGCAGAGAGCCTGCGGGAATTTCGCCAGGGTGAGCTGTCCATCGTCTGCCTGCCCGTGTTCTCCCAGTCATTCCTTCCCTTGCTGCTACAGCCTTTTCTTGCTCGCTACCCGGAGGTGAATCTCACGATTGTGCCGCAGGAATCCCCCCTTCTTGAAGAGTGGCTCTCCGCTCAGCGCCACGATCTCGGTCTGACGGAAACCCTGGCAACCCCTGCGGGTACTGCCCGCACGGAATTGCTGTCATTAGATGAAGTCTGTGTGTTGCCTACAGGACACCCGCTGACCCACAAACGTGTCCTGACCCCTGCCGATTTTCAGGGCGAAAACTACATTAGCCTGTCGCAGACCGACAGCTACCGGCTGTTGCTGGATTCGCTTTTTGCAGAGCATCAGGTGAAACGGCGTATGGTGGTTGAAACGCACAGTGCGGCGTCAATTTGCGCCATGGTGCGTGCAGGTGTGGGAATTGCGGTTGTGAACCCGTTAACGGCGCTGGATTATGCAGGAAGCGGGATTGTGATCCGCCGATTTAGCGTCTCCGTCCCCTTCACGGTGAGCCTGATCCGCCCGCTGCATCGCCCGGCATCTGCGCTGGTTGATGCTTTCAGCGAGCATTTGCAGGGAGGGTTGAGCACACTGACCACACAGCTGGAAAATGTGCTCAACAGCACGCCCGACTCAACGCCGGGCGTCAGCAAACTCAGTTAAAACGTTTTGCGACAGACGCCACACGCTCGCCGAATTTGACTGCGGTATCCAGATCGCCAGTGGCGATCGCACCTGCGTCTGCATCTGACGGAGACTGTACCAGCAGACCGACTGAGCCACCCAGGTTGTTAATGTCCTGACGCGTAGAAGCCAGTGTGTTTGCCGGAGGAAGGCCCAGGCTCACCCAGATCCCGCCATGTTGAGACGCCAGCGTTTGCAGGTACTGCAGCGAAACCTGTTTGTCACCGTTCAGGCTCGCACTGTTGCTGAAACCGGCAAACACTTTGTCCTGCCAACTGCGAACGAACCAGGCTTTAGAGGTCGCATCAGCGAACTTCTTGAACTGCCACGGCACGCTGCCCATATAGGTTGGCGCACCAAAAATAATGGCCTTCGCATCGTTCAGTTTTTGCCAGTCGCTTTCCTGAATATCACCATTGCTGTCAATCGCGATCAGTTCAGCCTTCGCCCCTTCTGCAACCGTTTCGGCTACGCGTTTAGTATGACCGTAACCAGAATAATAGATAACTACAACGCTCATGGTATATCTCCTGATGCAATATTGCTTTGAAAGTCAGTTAATTAAGCCTTGCGCGATACAGCATATTTTCCCGCGCCGAGGAACATAATGCACAGCCCACCCAGAAAATAGAGCGCTTCACTTTCGAGCGCCCATGCCCCCACATCCGTCAGCGAGAAGAATTTCCCCATTCCCACCAACAGCGTGGCGACAAGAATATTGAAGGCATAGATAAATGCAGCCGGACGTGTCAGCCAGCCGATAATGATCAGCACAGGGGTGATGATTTCACCGATAAAAACGCCATAGGCAATAAAGCCTGGTAATCCCTTTTGTTCGAGTAGCGCAGAAATCCAGCCTACACCGTGGTCAATCTTCGCCACTCCATGAAACAACATCAAAATACCGAATGTCAGACGTAGCAACAGGCGGCCAAAATCCGGGTGGTTGGTATAGCGAGTAAATACGGCATCAATAGTATTCAGCATAGTGAATTTTCTTATTTGTCAGCGTGCTATCAAACATTCAACGAACAGCATCGGTCTCCCGAGTTGCCATTTTCGGTTCCCTGGTATCAAATAGAAACCTTACGTCGTTTTATACACGCAAACATTCACTTGCGTAAGAAGGCACTTTTACCTCACCTGGTTACCTCGAGGGAACCACCATGACCGACACCGAAATCGTAAAAACGGATATGCCGCCTTATAACGTCTTCGATGAACGCTGTCCGACACGCGACGTACTGGCACGCATTGCTGACAAGTGGGCTTTATTAATCCTGGCTCGTCTGGAAAACGGACCGATGCGCTTTAACAACTTACAACGGGATATTCAGCGAATTACCAAGAAAGTGCTGACTCAGGCACTGCGCAAGCTGGAACGTGATGGACTGGTTTCTCGGGCCGTGTTCGCCACCGTTCCGGTCACTGTGGAATACAGCCTGACGCCACTGGGCCAGGCGTTAACCGAAACGGTCACGGTGCTGGCCCACTGGGTGGAAAGTAATATGGATGCAATTGTGGCAGCGCAGTCAGCGTATGACGCGGCCAATGCCTCCGCCTGACATACTGGCCGGGTCATGCCCGGCCAGACGTTGCTCAGGAGAGCATAAACTCGACGGCATCCGCCGCATGAATAGCGGCCGTATCAAAGACCGGGATTGGGCTACGCTCAACCGGGACTAGCAGGCCGATTTCAGTACAGCCGAAAATCACCCCTTCAGCCCCTTGCCGCGCGAGTTTGTCGATCACGTTGACGTAGTATTCGCGAGAAGCCTCGCTGAAGGTTCCCAGGCAGAGTTCATCAAAAATGATCTGATTGATCCGCGCCCGATCTGCATCATCCGGAACCAGGCTTTCAATGCCAAACTGGCTGCTCAGTCGACCGCGATAAAAATCCTGCTCCATGGTGTAACGCGTGCCCAGAAGCGCCACACGTGACAAACCTGCTGCGGTAATCGCACGCCCGGTGGCATCCGCAATATGCAGAAAAGGCAGCGGGCAGGCGTCTTCAATGTGCGACGCCACTTTGTGCATAGTGTTGGTACACAGCAGAATACCCTGCGCTCCGGCACGTTCCAGCCCCAGAGCCGCTTGCGCCAGTATGTCACCCGCTTTGTCCCACTCACCTCGCGACTGGCAGAGTTCGATTTCGTGGAAATCAACACTATGCAGTAACAGGCTGGCCGAATGCAGTCCACCAAGACGCTGCTTCACCCCTTCATTAATCAGGCGATAATAAGGAATGGTTGACTCCCAGCTCATTCCACCTAACAGACCGATCGTTTTCATACTGGCTCCTTTATGTTTCTTCCAGTGAAGCAAACTTGTGATCCTGTTTCCAGTTCTTTGGCTATCCGTTTCTTTTTAACTCATGGTGATATAAATTAAATGAAACATTGTTTCATTAGATAACAGGACCGAGATATGTTTATTTTTCACAAAGAGACGACGCTTGACGATCTGGGCAATGGCGTCACACGCCGAATTTTGGCACACAACGGCAAGATGATGGCGGTAGAGGTGAACTTTGAACAAGGCGCAATTGGCCCGATGCACAACCATCCGCATGAACAGTTGACCTATGTGCTTTCTGGAGAGTTCGAGTTCACCATTGGCGATGAAAAGCATGTGGTGACGGCAGGCGATACCCTCTACAAAGAGCCACATATTATGCACGGCTGCGTCTGCCTCAAACCAGGTACGCTGCTTGATACCTTTACCCCTGTCCGCGAAGATTTCCTCAAATAAGTCAAAAGGGCGATGCTTCCACTCGCCCTCTCCTTCTTTTTCCCGTTCAGCATGCCACTGCACTGACCAGATAAAAAAGCCAGAATTCTCTCAATAGGTATCAGCTTAAATGTGATGCCGAACTATCAACATTAGTAGTTAGCATCCAGCGGTTATCATTGTTATTGATCATCACACTGCCATCAAAACGCACTCTTACTGACTGACCTGGTCATACCCGGCCTGAGTAAAAAGTGCCACCTTCCTCACCTTATTGAAACAGCGTTTCGACCTCGATCACATTTCCATCATTAAGCGAATGACGTAGAAATAAATAGCAATAAAATAAAATAAAACGATGTTTTAGTATTCGAGAACAACAGTTCGAGTGTTTTTAAAACCCTGACAGGGCATGTCAGTAAAAACTCAAGAAATGTTCCGAAAAACAGAAGGTAAAGGGAGTAACCACAACGCGCGTCATACCGAATACATCTCCCCAGGCTTTCCCAAAGGCGTGGGGCAACAGCATCACAATCGGATTCCGTTTTAAACCATTGATTGCCAGGTAGGTATGTATGAATGAAAACAAAATGCTGGGGCTAGCGTGGATATCACCCTATATAATCGGGTTGATAATCTTCACCGCGTTTCCCTTTGTTTCATCTTTCTTTCTCAGTTTTACTGATTACGATTTGATGAGTCCTCCGGTGTTT
This sequence is a window from Enterobacter sp. RHBSTW-00994. Protein-coding genes within it:
- a CDS encoding cupin domain-containing protein; translated protein: MFIFHKETTLDDLGNGVTRRILAHNGKMMAVEVNFEQGAIGPMHNHPHEQLTYVLSGEFEFTIGDEKHVVTAGDTLYKEPHIMHGCVCLKPGTLLDTFTPVREDFLK